One Phragmites australis chromosome 23, lpPhrAust1.1, whole genome shotgun sequence DNA window includes the following coding sequences:
- the LOC133905750 gene encoding L-type lectin-domain containing receptor kinase VIII.2-like translates to MVMLTWKLCLIVVLPVVAAAALLVTLAVCICRRRRNKDAMVAAAVGGGEKVQEPPWLAGLRSSRPPPDHPMSINPTMTRSPTPPSPSPSPAPSNAPGHHRSHSRARFSPLRPGRPERGSARPEEQAVMEDPLACYSPAISVLLTELDYERLEPAITNDFGRESLLCRRGGPWQVVFTDKKFVDDKGLLTTVTIKRYQYHRTFSEKECKRIREELKGKKTLQHKNLVRLLGYSLGKGRFYLVFDYMSNGNLEQHLFPKAGGPPGLCWQHRYGIVKHVAQGIYPLHVSNVTHGGHGSISASSIMLDPYYTAYIDDHFKFWPDQSSSASIQEEGDAALQADIADFGAVVLEVVCGRRRDAAVVVGNATAPLVDWVWTLHGEGNLLHAVEQNVALDDGFNRRQASKLLLLGLACSHPDPKLRPSIHDVRMVLLDMKPMPEVPLSKPTPKQHR, encoded by the exons ATGGTCATGCTTACATGGAAGCTGTGCTTGATTGTGGTGCTCCCAGTAGTCGCCGCCGCGGCACTACTGGTAACCCTTGCCGTCTGCATATGCCGCCGCCGCAGAAACAAGGACgccatggtggcggcggcggtaggAGGCGGGGAGAAGGTCCAAGAACCACCGTGGTTGGCCGGCCTCCGGTCGTCGAGGCCGCCGCCCGACCACCCGATGTCGATCAACCCGACCATGACACGTAGCCCGACgccgccctcgccctcgccctcgcccgCGCCCTCGAACGCGCCCGGACACCACCGCTCGCACTCCCGCGCCAGATTTTCCCCCCTGCGGCCAGGCCGGCCGGAGCGTGGCAGCGCGAGGCCGGAAGAGCAGGCGGTGATGGAGGATCCCCTCGCGTGTTACTCGCCGGCCATCTCGGTGCTGCTGACCGAGCTTGACTACGAGCGGCTGGAACCGGCAATAACGAACGACTTCGGACGGGAGTCCCTGCTGTGCCGGCGTGGTGGGCCCTGGCAGGTCGTGTTCACAGACAAGAAATTTGTCGACGACAAAGGCTTGCTCACCACTGTTACCATCAAGAGGTACCAGTACCACCGTACTTTCAGCGAGAAGGAGTGCAAGCGTATCCGTGAAGAACTCAAGGGGAAAAAAACTCTACAACACAAGAACCTGGTCAGGCTGCTCG GGTACAGCTTGGGCAAAGGGCGATTTTATCTGGTTTTCGACTACATGTCCAACGGCAACCTAGAGCAACACCTTTTCCCCAAGGCCGGCGGGCCGCCGGGCTTGTGCTGGCAGCACCGCTATGGCATCGTCAAGCATGTCGCCCAGGGGATCTACCCGCTTCACGTGAGCAACGTGACGCACGGCGGCCACGGGTCGATCAGCGCGTCCAGCATCATGCTTGACCCGTACTACACCGCGTACATCGACGACCACTTCAAGTTCTGGCCCGACCAGAGCAGCAGCGCCTCCATACAGGAGGAAGGAGATGCCGCCTTGCAGGCAGACATCGCCGACTTTGGCGCGGTGGTCCTGGAGGTCGTGTGCGGCCGGCGCCGCGACGCCGCTGTCGTCGTCGGGAACGCAACGGCGCCCCTGGTTGACTGGGTCTGGACGCTGCACGGCGAAGGGAACCTGCTCCACGCCGTGGAACAGAACGTGGCGCTGGACGACGGGTTTAACCGACGTCAGGCGTCAAAGCTCCTGCTCCTCGGCCTCGCGTGCAGCCATCCAGACCCGAAACTGAGGCCGAGTATCCATGATGTGCGCATGGTCTTGCTAGACATGAAGCCGATGCCAGAGGTTCCTTTGTCCAAACCCACACCAAAGCAGCATCGGTGA